In Agromyces archimandritae, one genomic interval encodes:
- the tatA gene encoding twin-arginine translocase TatA/TatE family subunit — MLQGFTGLHALIILVVILLLFGAPKLPALARSLGQSMKILKNEVRSDGGDDAAAEGEPGAEAGTGSKKLANGSASATDAKKPGGEPGSNA; from the coding sequence ATGTTGCAAGGCTTTACCGGTTTGCATGCGCTGATCATCCTCGTGGTGATCCTGCTGCTCTTCGGCGCGCCGAAGCTCCCCGCGCTCGCCCGCAGCCTCGGGCAATCGATGAAGATCCTGAAGAACGAGGTGCGCTCCGACGGCGGCGACGACGCGGCCGCGGAGGGCGAGCCCGGCGCCGAGGCCGGCACCGGCTCGAAGAAGCTCGCGAACGGGTCCGCATCGGCGACCGACGCGAAGAAGCCCGGCGGCGAGCCGGGCTCGAACGCCTGA
- the tatC gene encoding twin-arginine translocase subunit TatC, whose product MSLGDHLRELRKRLFIAAAAILVGAGVGIWQADLILDAIRAPLERIAATHPDADVDFSLFYGTITGSFDLRMQVGLTVGVVITSPVWLYQVFAFLVPGLKRRERRFTLAFFISAVPLFIAGCAAGWFVLPNIVRLMLGFVPAQDIPLLDAKLYYDFVLKLVLAVGIAFVVPVFIVLLNFAGILSAAAIIKGWRVAVLTITLFTAIATPAADVMSMFLLAVPMVVLYFAAWFIAWLHDRRVAKRQRAEFGTAFAEG is encoded by the coding sequence ATGTCGCTCGGCGACCACCTGCGCGAACTCCGCAAGCGGCTGTTCATCGCCGCGGCCGCGATCCTCGTCGGTGCCGGCGTCGGCATCTGGCAGGCCGATCTCATCCTCGATGCGATCCGCGCACCGCTCGAGAGGATCGCGGCGACCCATCCCGACGCCGACGTCGACTTCTCGCTGTTCTACGGCACGATCACCGGATCCTTCGACCTGCGCATGCAGGTCGGCCTGACCGTCGGCGTCGTCATCACGAGCCCCGTCTGGCTCTACCAGGTCTTCGCCTTCCTCGTCCCCGGGCTGAAGCGGCGGGAGCGTCGCTTCACGCTCGCCTTCTTCATCTCGGCGGTCCCGTTGTTCATCGCCGGATGCGCGGCCGGCTGGTTCGTGCTTCCGAACATCGTGCGGCTCATGCTCGGCTTCGTGCCGGCCCAAGACATCCCGCTGCTCGACGCCAAGCTCTACTACGACTTCGTGCTGAAGCTCGTGCTGGCCGTCGGCATCGCCTTCGTCGTGCCGGTGTTCATCGTGCTGCTGAACTTCGCCGGCATCCTGAGCGCGGCCGCGATCATCAAGGGCTGGCGCGTCGCGGTGCTCACGATCACGCTCTTCACCGCGATCGCGACGCCCGCCGCCGATGTGATGTCGATGTTCCTGCTGGCCGTGCCCATGGTGGTGCTGTACTTCGCGGCCTGGTTCATCGCCTGGTTGCACGACCGCCGGGTCGCCAAACGCCAGCGCGCCGAATTCGGCACCGCCTTCGCCGAGGGATGA
- a CDS encoding DEAD/DEAH box helicase gives MTSLSPAERYALSKQRSRQPRVQDFAAGLRFDLDPFQRAACTALDEGRSVLVAAPTGAGKTIVAEFSVYLAMQTTNDKVFYTTPIKALSNQKYQEFVEAWGADAVGLLTGDTNINSGARIVVMTTEVLRNMLYADSPLLDRLAYVVMDEVHYLADRFRGAVWEEVIIHLPEAVRLVSLSATVSNAEEFGDWLQAVRGDTDVIVSEDRPVPLEQHVLVQEKLLDLFDGSGANAANRVNPELQRLARTTRSLGQRSQRGRRGSDRGRSHRVEGRRRIDRPEVVALLQGKNLLPAIVFIFSRAGCDQAVRQVLRSGIRLTDTAEREEIRGIVEERARLLRDEDLAVLGYWDWLEALMRGVAAHHAGMLPAFKEVVEELFQKKLLKVVFATETLALGVNMPARSVMLEKLEKFNGEARVPITPGEYTQLTGRAGRRGIDVEGHSVIQWVDGLDPEAVAALASRRSYPMNSSFRPTYNMAVNLIEQFGRERTRQVLEQSFAQFQADRAVVDLARTLRKQEDSLAGYEQAMQCHLGDFGEYAAIRRRIGSLEREHSKGNTSHAKRERLQRELGAERKRMRAHPCHGCAEREAHARWAERWWRLKQEHDALAGQIRSRTGQVAKVFDRVTEVLQELGYLQRADDGALAPTAAGRTLRRIYGDRDLLVAECLRRGIWNGLDTASVAAMAAALVYEPRREDAHVDPRSLPRGRFREAFDRTLDAWVELDDVEHAHRLPGTEQPSPALAGPMHSWASGAGLGAVLDEAELAAGDFVRWTKQVIDLLDQISIVADAELGATARAVIDAVRRGVVVDLVAS, from the coding sequence GTGACGAGCCTTTCGCCGGCCGAACGGTACGCCCTATCGAAGCAGCGGTCGCGGCAACCGCGCGTGCAGGACTTCGCGGCCGGCCTCCGCTTCGACCTGGACCCCTTCCAGCGAGCGGCGTGCACCGCGCTCGACGAGGGCCGCAGCGTCCTCGTCGCCGCCCCGACGGGCGCCGGCAAGACGATCGTGGCCGAGTTCTCCGTGTACCTCGCGATGCAGACGACGAACGACAAGGTCTTCTACACGACGCCCATCAAGGCCCTGTCGAACCAGAAGTACCAGGAGTTCGTCGAGGCGTGGGGGGCGGATGCCGTGGGGCTCCTCACGGGCGACACGAACATCAACTCGGGTGCCCGCATCGTCGTCATGACGACCGAGGTGCTGCGCAACATGCTCTACGCCGATTCGCCGCTGCTCGACCGCCTCGCCTACGTCGTCATGGACGAGGTGCATTACCTCGCCGACCGCTTCCGCGGTGCGGTGTGGGAGGAGGTCATCATCCACCTCCCCGAGGCGGTGCGGCTCGTCTCCCTGTCGGCGACCGTCTCCAACGCGGAGGAGTTCGGCGACTGGCTGCAGGCCGTCCGCGGCGACACCGACGTCATCGTCTCCGAGGATCGCCCGGTGCCGCTCGAGCAGCACGTGCTCGTGCAGGAGAAGCTGCTGGACCTCTTCGACGGCTCGGGTGCGAATGCCGCGAACCGGGTGAATCCCGAACTGCAGCGCCTGGCGCGCACCACGCGCTCCCTCGGCCAGCGTTCCCAGCGCGGCCGCCGCGGCAGCGACCGCGGGCGTTCGCACCGCGTCGAGGGCCGGCGCCGCATCGACCGGCCGGAGGTCGTCGCCCTGCTGCAGGGCAAGAACCTGCTGCCGGCGATCGTGTTCATCTTCTCGCGGGCCGGATGCGATCAGGCCGTGCGCCAGGTGCTGCGCAGCGGCATCCGCCTCACCGACACCGCCGAGCGGGAGGAGATCCGCGGCATCGTCGAGGAACGGGCGCGCCTGCTCCGCGATGAGGATCTCGCCGTCCTCGGGTACTGGGACTGGCTCGAAGCGCTCATGCGCGGCGTCGCCGCCCATCACGCCGGTATGCTGCCGGCGTTCAAGGAGGTCGTCGAGGAGCTCTTCCAGAAGAAGCTCTTGAAGGTGGTCTTCGCGACCGAGACGCTCGCCCTCGGCGTCAACATGCCGGCGCGCAGCGTCATGCTCGAAAAGCTCGAGAAGTTCAACGGCGAGGCGCGGGTGCCGATCACGCCGGGGGAGTACACGCAGCTGACCGGCCGCGCCGGTCGGCGCGGCATCGATGTCGAGGGGCACTCGGTCATCCAGTGGGTCGACGGGCTCGACCCCGAGGCCGTCGCCGCCCTCGCCTCGCGGCGCAGCTACCCGATGAACTCGAGCTTCCGGCCGACGTACAACATGGCCGTGAACCTCATCGAGCAGTTCGGGCGCGAACGCACCCGGCAGGTCCTCGAACAGTCCTTCGCGCAGTTCCAGGCCGACCGGGCCGTCGTCGACCTGGCCCGAACCCTCCGCAAGCAGGAGGATTCGCTCGCCGGCTACGAGCAGGCTATGCAGTGCCATCTCGGCGACTTCGGCGAGTACGCCGCGATCCGCCGCCGCATCGGCTCGCTCGAACGCGAGCATTCGAAGGGGAACACGAGCCACGCCAAGCGGGAGCGTCTGCAGCGCGAGCTCGGCGCCGAGCGCAAACGCATGCGGGCCCACCCGTGCCACGGCTGCGCCGAACGCGAGGCGCATGCCCGCTGGGCCGAACGGTGGTGGCGCCTGAAGCAGGAGCACGATGCCCTCGCCGGGCAGATCCGTTCGCGCACCGGCCAGGTCGCGAAGGTCTTCGACCGCGTCACCGAGGTGCTGCAGGAGCTCGGCTACCTGCAGCGCGCCGACGACGGCGCCCTCGCGCCGACGGCGGCCGGCCGCACCCTGCGACGTATCTACGGCGACCGCGACCTGCTCGTGGCCGAATGCCTGCGCCGCGGCATCTGGAACGGGCTCGACACGGCATCCGTCGCCGCCATGGCCGCCGCACTCGTCTACGAACCGCGCCGCGAAGACGCCCATGTCGACCCCCGGAGCCTGCCGCGCGGCCGCTTCCGCGAGGCGTTCGACCGCACCCTCGACGCCTGGGTCGAGCTCGACGACGTCGAGCATGCGCACCGGCTGCCGGGCACCGAGCAGCCCTCGCCGGCGCTGGCGGGCCCGATGCACTCGTGGGCGAGCGGAGCCGGGCTCGGCGCCGTGCTCGACGAGGCCGAACTGGCGGCCGGAGACTTCGTGCGCTGGACGAAACAGGTCATCGACCTGCTCGATCAGATCTCGATCGTCGCCGATGCCGAGCTCGGTGCGACCGCCCGCGCCGTGATCGACGCGGTGCGGCGCGGCGTCGTCGTCGACCTCGTCGCAAGCTGA
- the lnt gene encoding apolipoprotein N-acyltransferase has product MPLTPSPFPGPRLPLWVALVLAAGSGVAFDAAFPDRAWWALAPLALVGFFVALTGRGFWSGALTGLVGAGAFWLVHIEWLTLYLGLVPWLALAVVQTLFYAVGFGLIALLLTRGQLVFSGRGGRLLLLPVLVAGLWTGIEGLTAVWPYDGFAWGRVAASQTEGAFASLLGWIGPAGTGFVLAWVAAFAVQLGRETIRERMPSLAATEAPAGALRGRHPFTGTPGTRGRLLVRLTGLTAAVAVLAVFPAWPAPTEGTLKLAAVQGGVDASLFSATPSNEIMQAHIDETVRGVDEDVELVVWPENGVALDPERVPASAEVLDSLTERYGAAFTGGTIQERDGEFFNTSLLWEEGAGLTDRYDKAHPVPFAEYMPDRAFWRPFAPELIDMVTRDYTKGTRDNVFDVAGIVAGVAICFDIADDHLVHTMIDDGAELILAQTNNADFGHTDESLQQLAIARMRAIETGRSVVNISTVGTSAIIRPDGSTMADLPTWQPGTMIEAVPLATTVTPASLLGRQIEQLVSFFALAGALIVMLRRNPGAERGSR; this is encoded by the coding sequence GTGCCCCTCACCCCCTCCCCGTTCCCCGGCCCGCGGCTGCCGCTCTGGGTCGCCCTCGTGCTCGCCGCAGGCTCCGGCGTCGCCTTCGACGCGGCCTTCCCCGATCGGGCCTGGTGGGCGCTCGCGCCCCTCGCGCTCGTGGGGTTCTTCGTCGCGCTCACGGGTCGCGGTTTCTGGTCGGGGGCGCTGACCGGTCTCGTCGGCGCCGGGGCCTTCTGGCTCGTGCACATCGAGTGGCTGACCCTGTACCTCGGGCTCGTGCCGTGGCTGGCCCTGGCCGTCGTGCAGACCCTCTTCTACGCGGTCGGCTTCGGCCTGATCGCCCTGCTGCTCACGCGCGGGCAGCTCGTGTTCTCGGGCCGCGGCGGCCGGCTGCTGCTCCTGCCGGTGCTCGTCGCCGGGCTCTGGACGGGCATCGAGGGGCTCACGGCGGTCTGGCCGTACGACGGCTTCGCATGGGGCCGGGTGGCCGCCTCGCAGACCGAGGGGGCGTTCGCCTCGCTCCTCGGGTGGATCGGCCCGGCCGGTACGGGCTTCGTGCTCGCCTGGGTCGCGGCGTTCGCGGTGCAGCTCGGCCGCGAGACGATCCGCGAGCGGATGCCGTCGCTCGCTGCGACCGAAGCGCCGGCCGGGGCGTTGCGCGGCCGGCATCCGTTCACGGGCACTCCCGGCACCCGTGGGCGACTGCTGGTGCGTCTCACGGGGCTCACCGCGGCGGTGGCCGTGCTCGCGGTGTTCCCGGCGTGGCCTGCGCCGACCGAGGGCACCCTGAAGCTCGCCGCCGTGCAGGGCGGCGTCGACGCCTCGCTGTTCAGCGCGACGCCGTCGAACGAGATCATGCAGGCGCACATCGATGAGACCGTGCGCGGCGTCGACGAGGACGTCGAGCTCGTCGTGTGGCCCGAGAACGGCGTCGCCCTCGACCCCGAACGCGTGCCGGCATCCGCCGAGGTGCTCGACTCGCTCACCGAGCGCTACGGCGCCGCGTTCACGGGCGGCACCATCCAGGAGCGCGACGGCGAGTTCTTCAACACCTCGCTGCTGTGGGAGGAGGGCGCGGGCCTCACGGACCGCTACGACAAGGCGCATCCCGTGCCGTTCGCGGAATATATGCCGGATCGGGCATTCTGGCGGCCCTTCGCGCCCGAGCTCATCGACATGGTCACGCGCGACTACACGAAGGGCACGCGCGACAACGTCTTCGACGTCGCCGGCATCGTCGCCGGCGTCGCGATCTGCTTCGATATCGCAGACGACCACCTCGTGCACACGATGATCGACGACGGCGCGGAACTCATCCTCGCGCAGACGAACAACGCCGATTTCGGGCACACGGACGAGAGCCTGCAGCAGCTGGCGATCGCGCGCATGCGGGCGATCGAGACCGGTCGTTCGGTCGTGAACATCTCGACGGTCGGCACGAGCGCGATCATCCGCCCCGACGGGTCGACGATGGCGGATCTGCCGACGTGGCAGCCGGGCACCATGATCGAGGCGGTTCCGTTGGCGACCACCGTGACGCCGGCGAGCCTGCTCGGCCGTCAGATCGAGCAGCTCGTCTCGTTCTTCGCCCTCGCCGGCGCCCTCATCGTCATGCTGCGGCGGAACCCCGGCGCGGAGCGGGGCTCCCGCTGA
- a CDS encoding RNA polymerase-binding protein RbpA yields the protein MADRSLRGMRIGAQSLQSEEGVVFAERAEYTYRCEVCGRDTSMVFSSEAEIPETWECRHCGGTASLIVDSKPLAVDHSGDKIARTHWDMLLERRTIPELEELLEERLQYLRARRGQKPAKKSSNGREKIGA from the coding sequence ATGGCAGATCGGAGCCTTCGGGGCATGCGGATCGGTGCGCAGAGCCTGCAGAGTGAAGAGGGCGTGGTATTCGCCGAACGCGCCGAATACACCTACCGCTGCGAGGTCTGCGGGCGCGACACCTCGATGGTCTTCTCGAGCGAAGCCGAGATCCCCGAGACCTGGGAATGCCGCCACTGCGGCGGCACCGCATCGCTCATCGTCGACTCGAAGCCGCTGGCCGTCGACCACTCCGGCGACAAGATCGCCCGCACCCACTGGGACATGCTGCTCGAGCGCCGCACGATCCCCGAGCTCGAAGAACTCCTCGAAGAGCGCCTGCAGTACCTGCGGGCCCGCCGCGGTCAGAAGCCCGCGAAGAAGAGTTCGAACGGGCGCGAGAAGATCGGCGCCTGA
- a CDS encoding glycerophosphodiester phosphodiesterase, producing MSVSAYFDAPRPRVLAHRGLALEAPENTMLAFVHAIAAGADYIETDVHASRDGVAIVSHDEELDRVAGLAGRVGDFTRDELARVDLGAGQSFPTLAEALDAFGETRFNIDVKHEAALGPAVDAVRAVRAEERVLLTSFSDARRRRIAAALPGVATSAGRAGVIGSILAAPFGGRALRRAVRGASALQVPEHAGSLRVVTPRLIRAAHAAGVEVHVWTVNEPADMRRLLGLGVDGLVTDRADLALPLVRG from the coding sequence GTGAGCGTCTCGGCATACTTCGACGCGCCGCGGCCGCGTGTGCTCGCGCACCGCGGCCTCGCGCTCGAAGCCCCCGAGAACACGATGCTCGCGTTCGTGCATGCGATCGCCGCCGGCGCCGACTACATCGAGACCGATGTGCACGCCTCGCGCGACGGCGTCGCGATCGTGAGCCATGACGAGGAGCTCGACCGCGTCGCCGGCCTCGCGGGTCGGGTCGGCGATTTCACCCGGGATGAGCTGGCGCGCGTCGACCTCGGCGCCGGGCAGTCGTTCCCGACGCTCGCGGAGGCGCTCGACGCCTTCGGCGAGACGCGGTTCAACATCGACGTCAAGCACGAGGCTGCCCTCGGGCCCGCCGTGGATGCCGTGCGCGCCGTCCGTGCCGAGGAACGGGTGCTGCTCACCTCCTTCTCCGATGCGCGCCGGCGCCGGATCGCGGCGGCATTGCCGGGCGTGGCCACTTCGGCCGGACGCGCCGGCGTGATCGGGTCGATCCTCGCCGCCCCGTTCGGCGGCCGGGCCCTCCGCCGGGCGGTGCGCGGGGCATCCGCCCTGCAGGTGCCGGAGCACGCCGGCTCCCTGCGCGTCGTCACGCCCCGTCTCATCCGTGCCGCGCATGCCGCCGGCGTGGAGGTCCACGTCTGGACGGTGAACGAGCCGGCCGACATGCGCCGCCTGCTTGGCCTCGGGGTCGACGGGCTCGTGACGGATCGCGCGGATCTCGCCCTCCCCCTCGTGCGCGGCTGA
- a CDS encoding SPFH domain-containing protein produces the protein MNVDIGAIVLTIVIIAIVIFVIVVIARSIRIIPQAYAGIVERLGRYHKTLSPGLNILVPFIDRLRPLVDMREQVVSFPPQPVITEDNLVVSIDTVVYFQVTDARAATYEIANYLGAVEQLTTTTLRNVVGGMNLEEALTSRDNINGQLRIVLDEATGKWGIRVSRVELKAIDPPVSIQDSMEKQMRAERDRRALILTAEGTKQSAILTAEGARQAAILEAEGDAKAAVLRAQGEAEAILTVFDAIHKGDADPKLLGYQYLQMLPKLADGQANKLWIVPSELTEALKGIGRAFTPGQAGAHTAVVPGADAAGSAGGSAPTPAS, from the coding sequence ATGAACGTCGATATCGGCGCCATCGTCCTGACGATCGTGATCATCGCGATCGTCATCTTCGTGATCGTGGTGATCGCGAGGTCGATCCGCATCATCCCGCAGGCCTATGCGGGCATCGTGGAACGCCTCGGCCGCTACCACAAGACCCTCTCGCCGGGGCTGAACATCCTGGTGCCGTTCATCGACCGGCTGCGCCCCCTCGTCGACATGCGCGAGCAGGTCGTCTCGTTCCCGCCGCAGCCGGTGATCACCGAGGACAACCTCGTCGTCTCGATCGACACGGTCGTCTACTTCCAGGTGACGGATGCCCGTGCGGCCACCTACGAGATCGCGAACTACCTGGGCGCCGTCGAGCAGCTGACGACGACGACCCTCCGCAACGTGGTCGGCGGCATGAACCTCGAAGAGGCCCTCACGAGCCGCGACAACATCAATGGGCAGCTCCGCATCGTCCTCGACGAGGCGACCGGCAAATGGGGCATCCGCGTGAGCCGCGTCGAGCTGAAGGCGATCGACCCGCCCGTGTCCATCCAGGACTCGATGGAGAAGCAGATGCGCGCCGAGCGTGACCGTCGCGCGCTCATCCTCACCGCCGAGGGCACGAAGCAGTCCGCGATCCTCACCGCCGAGGGCGCCCGGCAGGCGGCGATCCTCGAGGCCGAGGGCGATGCGAAGGCCGCGGTGCTCCGCGCCCAGGGCGAGGCGGAGGCGATCCTCACGGTCTTCGACGCCATCCACAAGGGCGATGCGGACCCGAAGCTGCTCGGCTACCAGTACCTGCAGATGCTGCCGAAGCTCGCCGACGGCCAGGCCAACAAGCTCTGGATCGTGCCGAGCGAGCTCACCGAGGCCCTGAAGGGCATCGGCCGGGCTTTCACGCCGGGCCAGGCGGGTGCGCATACGGCCGTCGTTCCGGGTGCGGATGCCGCGGGCAGCGCCGGCGGTTCGGCACCCACCCCGGCGAGCTGA
- a CDS encoding NfeD family protein: protein MDVLTQYAWIGWIVLILLFATIEIFTLEMTFLMLALGSVGGLLSGLFGIPWWAQFIVAAVIAVALIMTLRPPLLKALRKGGDPTRSNIDALIGADGSVVRTVSSVGGQVRLSNGEVWTARLSPITEQRDVPVGEAVLVTGIDGATAVVVPLERKPE from the coding sequence GTGGATGTGCTGACGCAGTACGCGTGGATCGGCTGGATCGTGCTCATCCTCCTGTTCGCGACGATCGAGATCTTCACGCTCGAGATGACCTTCCTGATGCTCGCGCTCGGAAGCGTCGGCGGCCTGCTTTCGGGGCTCTTCGGCATCCCGTGGTGGGCGCAGTTCATCGTCGCCGCCGTCATCGCCGTCGCCCTCATCATGACCCTCCGGCCGCCGCTGCTGAAAGCCCTCCGCAAAGGCGGCGATCCGACGCGCAGCAATATCGACGCCCTGATCGGCGCCGACGGCAGCGTGGTGCGCACGGTCTCCTCCGTCGGCGGCCAGGTACGCCTGAGCAACGGCGAGGTCTGGACCGCGCGATTGTCCCCCATCACCGAACAGCGCGACGTGCCGGTCGGCGAGGCCGTGCTCGTCACCGGTATCGACGGAGCCACCGCCGTCGTCGTCCCCCTCGAGAGGAAGCCCGAATGA
- a CDS encoding SDR family oxidoreductase, whose amino-acid sequence MTTPLAPSSLAGRTALVTGSSRGIGADTARSLAAAGANVVVNYRSKAPRADKVVAEITEAGGSAIAVGADLTNPDSVEAMFIGAEAAFDKIDILVLNASGGMETGMGEDYAMRLNRDAQLNVVERALPHLAEGARIVFVTSHQAHFIRTTPTMPEYEPVALSKRAGEDALRALVPEFDAAGIGFVVVSGDMIEGTITATLLERANPGAIAQRKEEAGKLYNVAEFAAEVARAAVDPIPADRTRYVGDVTGFAAE is encoded by the coding sequence GTGACCACCCCCCTCGCCCCGTCCTCGCTCGCCGGCCGCACCGCCCTCGTCACCGGGTCCTCCCGCGGCATCGGCGCCGACACGGCCCGCTCCCTCGCCGCGGCCGGCGCGAACGTCGTCGTGAACTACCGCAGCAAGGCGCCCCGCGCCGACAAGGTCGTCGCCGAGATCACCGAGGCCGGCGGCAGCGCGATCGCCGTCGGTGCCGACCTCACGAACCCCGACTCGGTCGAGGCCATGTTCATCGGCGCCGAGGCCGCCTTCGACAAGATCGACATCCTCGTGCTGAACGCCTCGGGCGGCATGGAGACCGGCATGGGCGAGGACTACGCGATGCGGCTGAACCGCGACGCGCAGCTGAACGTCGTCGAACGCGCGCTTCCGCACCTCGCCGAGGGGGCGCGCATCGTCTTCGTCACGAGCCACCAGGCACACTTCATCCGCACCACCCCGACCATGCCCGAGTACGAGCCCGTCGCCCTCTCCAAGCGGGCCGGCGAGGACGCGTTGCGGGCGCTCGTGCCCGAGTTCGACGCCGCCGGCATCGGCTTCGTCGTCGTCTCGGGCGACATGATCGAGGGCACCATCACCGCGACCCTGCTCGAGCGGGCGAACCCCGGCGCCATCGCCCAGCGCAAGGAGGAGGCGGGCAAGCTCTACAACGTCGCCGAGTTCGCCGCCGAGGTCGCCCGCGCCGCCGTCGACCCGATCCCGGCCGACCGCACCCGCTACGTCGGCGACGTCACCGGCTTCGCCGCCGAGTAG
- a CDS encoding HdeD family acid-resistance protein → MSDTPSGGGFAAFTLDSRGLAKSTINSIRVGLGLSGAAALIFGILISFWPRESAQVIVILLGIYFIIAGIAYVGIGIFAKGIGGGARALDIILGILFVIAGVIVFMDPRASALVLGIFLGVFIGILWIVEGIVALVQSGDSGSKGWTIFFGILSLIAGIILLFSPLWGAVVLFLVAGISLIVLGIVQIVRAFTFGRGVTA, encoded by the coding sequence ATGTCCGACACACCCTCGGGCGGCGGATTCGCCGCGTTCACGCTCGATTCCCGCGGGCTCGCGAAGTCGACGATCAACAGCATCCGGGTCGGCCTCGGGCTCTCGGGTGCGGCCGCGCTGATCTTCGGGATCCTGATCTCGTTCTGGCCGCGCGAATCCGCGCAGGTCATCGTGATCCTGCTCGGGATCTACTTCATCATCGCGGGCATCGCGTATGTCGGGATCGGCATCTTCGCGAAGGGCATCGGCGGCGGGGCCAGGGCGCTGGACATCATCCTCGGCATCCTGTTCGTCATCGCCGGCGTGATCGTGTTCATGGATCCGCGCGCCTCGGCCCTCGTGCTCGGCATCTTCCTCGGCGTGTTCATCGGCATCCTGTGGATCGTCGAGGGCATCGTCGCGCTCGTCCAGTCCGGCGACTCGGGGTCGAAGGGGTGGACGATCTTCTTCGGCATCCTGAGCCTCATCGCCGGCATCATCCTGCTGTTCTCGCCGCTGTGGGGGGCCGTCGTGCTCTTCCTCGTCGCGGGGATCTCGCTGATCGTGCTCGGCATCGTGCAGATCGTGCGCGCCTTCACCTTCGGGCGGGGCGTCACGGCCTGA
- a CDS encoding YnfA family protein has product MTTARIAILFVLAAIAEIGGAWLVWQAVREARPWWIAGLGVLALGAYGFLAAMQPDANFGRVLAAYGGVFIAGSLAWGVIVDGFTPTTWDVVGASVALVGAAIIILAPGGGASDPA; this is encoded by the coding sequence ATGACCACCGCACGCATCGCGATCCTCTTCGTCCTCGCCGCGATCGCCGAGATCGGCGGCGCCTGGCTCGTCTGGCAGGCGGTGCGCGAAGCGCGGCCATGGTGGATCGCGGGCCTCGGCGTGCTCGCGCTCGGCGCGTACGGCTTCCTCGCCGCGATGCAGCCCGATGCGAACTTCGGTCGCGTGCTTGCCGCGTACGGCGGCGTGTTCATCGCCGGCTCGCTCGCCTGGGGCGTGATCGTCGACGGCTTCACGCCGACGACATGGGACGTGGTGGGCGCGTCGGTCGCGCTCGTCGGCGCGGCGATCATCATCCTCGCGCCGGGCGGCGGTGCCTCCGACCCGGCGTGA
- a CDS encoding helix-turn-helix transcriptional regulator encodes MGSASADERRLRDLAVLRRVRDRIDREYAQPLDVEALARGANMSSGHLSRQFRQAFGESPYSYLMTRRIERAMALLRRGDLSVTEVCFEVGCSSLGTFSTRFTELVGMPPSAYRELPDDPTAGVPTALWKYATRPVRNREATGRRGQ; translated from the coding sequence GTGGGGAGTGCTTCAGCGGACGAGCGGCGCCTGCGCGATCTCGCGGTGCTGCGCCGGGTCCGCGACCGGATCGACCGGGAGTACGCGCAGCCGCTCGATGTCGAGGCGCTCGCGCGCGGGGCGAACATGTCGTCGGGGCACCTCAGTCGGCAGTTCCGGCAGGCGTTCGGCGAGTCGCCGTACTCCTATCTGATGACGCGTCGCATCGAACGGGCGATGGCGTTGCTGCGCCGCGGCGACCTGAGCGTCACGGAGGTGTGCTTCGAGGTCGGCTGCTCCTCGCTCGGCACCTTCAGCACGCGCTTCACCGAGCTCGTCGGGATGCCGCCGAGCGCTTACCGCGAGCTGCCCGACGACCCCACGGCGGGTGTGCCGACGGCGCTGTGGAAGTACGCCACGAGACCGGTCAGGAATCGAGAAGCCACCGGTCGGCGGGGCCAATAG
- a CDS encoding VOC family protein: MDITIQYTFLPHTDPEASLAFYRDRLGFELRNDVGQGEMRWLTIGPAGQPDTAVVLTPPFADPGITEGERRTVSEMMAKGTYAGIVLATEDVDGAFAALQGGDVEVVQEPIDQPYGVRDCAFRDPAGNMVRIQQQR; encoded by the coding sequence ATGGACATCACGATTCAGTACACCTTCCTTCCGCACACCGACCCCGAGGCCTCGCTCGCGTTCTACCGCGACCGCCTCGGCTTCGAGCTGCGCAACGACGTCGGCCAGGGCGAGATGCGCTGGCTGACCATCGGCCCGGCCGGCCAGCCCGACACCGCGGTGGTGCTGACGCCGCCGTTCGCCGACCCGGGCATCACCGAGGGCGAACGGCGCACGGTCTCCGAGATGATGGCGAAGGGCACCTATGCGGGCATCGTCCTCGCCACCGAGGATGTCGACGGCGCGTTCGCGGCGCTGCAGGGCGGCGACGTCGAGGTCGTGCAGGAACCCATCGATCAGCCGTACGGGGTGCGCGACTGCGCCTTCCGCGACCCGGCGGGCAACATGGTCCGCATCCAGCAGCAGCGCTGA